Below is a genomic region from Dioscorea cayenensis subsp. rotundata cultivar TDr96_F1 chromosome 14, TDr96_F1_v2_PseudoChromosome.rev07_lg8_w22 25.fasta, whole genome shotgun sequence.
gataaaaagagataaaatatTACATACTCTATTGcggcttttgtttaaaaaatacggattattttttaattaattactgaaatacatattttcataattatttatagaaatacgcatattttatttttttaataagttttttaaCAGTTATAGGTCTCActcatttgttttaatattaacttattattattattttcaaatcccGGGTCTCGTTTCTGAATATTaaacttttggttttttaaaaaccacaGGACCCATTAATATTGtgatttaatttatctatttttcattaaaaaaaattctgccTCTTCGTTATGagacttaatttttttcctcacatttaaataattttacaaagaatatatataaacgTATATATGCCACATTGGTGCACAGTGGCGGACCCAGTATATTGGCAGCCCGGGCTGAAGCCCGGCTGGACTGCCGGAAATCATTACAAAGGGTGGAATCGGCGAAGTTAAAGCCGGGGCTGATGGAGAAGGCAACCATTACTGTGAGTCTGTGAGTCAAACTTCAAAGCCTTCATATCTGATAAGGTGGAAGGCATGATGACCATCCATTTTGCTTCGAGATCGTAAACCACCTTCTCATCGGAAATCCAATCTCAAAGCAATCTGGATGGTTGATGAAGCTGTTTGTTTGTGTTCGGATCGGGTTCTGACCCGTTAAGCTTGGGGTCCGCCACTGGCTATCAccatcctcctcctccattGACTGCACCACATTTGTATTTGAATTTTGttcgtatatttattattgatattaaatATCGACTAAGTTTGCATTTTCCTTTATATTTGTATGTGTCtttgtaattaatataaaaaattgatttttattcaagCTTGGGCTGGACCAAATTTCTGGGTCCGCCACTGTTGGTGCAGATAGAAGAGTTAGCAATTGGCTTAGAGAAGAGTGACCAAAAGTTTGTATGGGTCCTGAGAGATGCTGATGGTGGTGATGTATTTGCTGATGAACAAAACGCtgacaagagaagaagaaagttgcCACAAGGATATGAAGAAAGATTGAAAGGTGTTGGAATGGTTGTGAGAGATTGGGTTCCACAGTTGGAAATACTAGCACACAAAGCCATTGGAGCATTCATGAGTCACTGTGGATGGAACTCATGCATGGAGAGCTTGAGTTTTGGAGTGCCAATTCTTGCATGGCCCATGCACTCGGACCAACCAAGGAATGCCATGTGTGTGAGTGAGTATTTGAAGGTGGGGTTCATGGTGAGGGATTGGGAACATAGAATGGAAGTTGTGAGCTCAATGGTGATTGTGGAGGTGGTGAAGAGATTGATGGTGAGTGATGAAGGGATGGAGGTGAAGGATAGGGCAAGGGAACTTGGTGAACAAATTAGGGTTGGTGTTTCACACGGTGGTTCTTCTtggaaagagatgcaatccttCATTTCATATATTAGTACATGATATGAGACATCTTGCAACTTgttgtaaaatttatatattaataaataaaataacggGAAATGGTGTTGAGGTTtctctcaaatatatatatatatatatatatatatatattgaaaatatgtGGATGAacaacattcattaaaaaaaaagagtttgaacAAGACAATCACAAACAAAAGTGAGCTACTACCGCCAAAGACAACAGATTAGCCCAAAAAGAATGGGAGaaacaagaaatgaaaataatcagaACCagtaaagaaaggaaaaaacaagATGAAACCTCAACACACTAGGGAACCACCAGAAGTACCGCATCAACTAAACGTTACCTGGGGAAGAGGTATGCTCTGGAGGGACACCTAGCTCCGCGTCCCTAAAAGTAAGGAACTCCAAGATCCACTTGATTTTCCTCATCGGCTCATCCATCTTTGCCATTTTCGAATCAAGAGTTGCATTTATCCACATGAGAACCATatgaacaattttaataataaaagtaacaaTCGAGGCACAAGTCGATGTAAAAATCAAGTTAGATGTTCCAGTTAATGGCTCAAACATCAAGACAAAAAAATCCAGATATGCATGGCCATATGATACTGAATGAGCAGATGGTTAGAAGTTTCCACACCTGCATGACACATCACGTAAGTGGTAGAATGCAAGACATTACATCTTCTTAAAGCTAGGTTCTCTCAAATATAT
It encodes:
- the LOC120275593 gene encoding zeatin O-xylosyltransferase-like, translating into MAPYEALYGEEMQDHPISLRDERGREKISALVKWLTDCTTATLSRVHNVFHVSMLKKFIANPDHVIQFSDFELNNDMTYEERPVKVVDFKEQALRRRTIPYVKVQWSNHSEREATWELELEMRESGGPSILAARAEARLDCRKSLQRVESAKLKPGLMEKATITIEELAIGLEKSDQKFVWVLRDADGGDVFADEQNADKRRRKLPQGYEERLKGVGMVVRDWVPQLEILAHKAIGAFMSHCGWNSCMESLSFGVPILAWPMHSDQPRNAMCVSEYLKVGFMVRDWEHRMEVVSSMVIVEVVKRLMVSDEGMEVKDRARELGEQIRVGVSHGGSSWKEMQSFISYIST